The following proteins are encoded in a genomic region of Desulfosporosinus youngiae DSM 17734:
- a CDS encoding Hpt domain-containing protein, producing the protein MYSSTFAETVSLLMEATGFDKQLCEELVNEVYEQAINWLVSIKKACAENNFKEAGGLLHQLKGSSGNVRMNELSKLALESEAAIKLMDYEMLGSLLGRMEESLEGFK; encoded by the coding sequence ATGTATAGTAGTACTTTTGCCGAAACTGTAAGTCTGTTAATGGAAGCCACAGGTTTTGATAAGCAGTTATGTGAAGAGCTTGTGAATGAAGTTTATGAACAGGCCATAAATTGGTTAGTAAGCATCAAAAAGGCTTGCGCTGAAAATAACTTTAAGGAAGCGGGCGGGCTTTTGCATCAATTAAAAGGATCTTCAGGAAATGTGAGGATGAATGAGCTGTCAAAGCTTGCTTTAGAGTCCGAAGCAGCTATTAAATTAATGGATTATGAAATGCTTGGCAGTTTGCTGGGAAGGATGGAGGAATCACTGGAAGGCTTCAAATAA
- a CDS encoding response regulator, protein MKILIAEDDLASRKFLSKFLAKYGEVDLVVDGLEALDAYLMSLKETPYDLICLDIMMPKVDGVKVLKAIREYEAKRGVSQQERVNVIMTTALAETDFVKKAFDVGCEAYAAKPIDTNKLLEVMRKLGLIE, encoded by the coding sequence ATGAAGATTCTAATTGCCGAGGATGATCTGGCGAGCAGGAAATTTCTTTCTAAATTTCTTGCAAAGTATGGAGAAGTCGATTTGGTAGTGGATGGGTTAGAAGCATTGGATGCTTACTTAATGTCTTTAAAAGAGACTCCTTACGATTTAATATGCTTGGATATTATGATGCCTAAGGTTGATGGGGTAAAGGTGTTAAAGGCCATCCGGGAATATGAGGCAAAGCGAGGGGTTTCCCAGCAAGAACGTGTTAATGTCATAATGACGACGGCATTAGCGGAAACGGATTTTGTTAAGAAGGCTTTTGATGTCGGGTGTGAGGCTTATGCTGCGAAGCCTATTGATACGAATAAGTTGCTGGAAGTTATGAGGAAGCTGGGGCTTATAGAGTAG
- a CDS encoding PAS domain-containing hybrid sensor histidine kinase/response regulator produces the protein MEISCREDKADNFQIIFNSSPIGMFVLNDRSLIEMINNSGLRFFDKQREDVLGKRFGNSFLCKCSLEDDRGGGFGLQCQYCELNIAVKQAIDLEKPTSDMEFCKIFIQDENELELWFRASINPIMIGGKRRVVVELVDITDSKNKEIAMIKSKDYYQKLLDDLPALIWKTDKEGRNDYFNKTWLKFTGLDLRYALKHSWLESLHPEDVERCSKLFKDAILSRRPFEIEHRRRYKQPGQYRWCITSGKPYFGLQGEFAGFIGIVYDITDRQLALESSRKYHVLLESAREIILFLDTEGQIIEANNAAVKAYGYKREELLSLKVFDLRENNEVTAQQLQEANNKGIYFETIHRRKNDSTFPVNVSSQGTMLGNKRVIVSIIRDITERKQAEMALRASEEKHRILSARYHALFMKADAANRAKSEFLANMSHEIRTPINGMIGMIDLTLLTSLNQEQKENLDIAKTCADSLLKIINDILDFSKMEAGKLTIENIGFDIKDLLEETIKMHTLLAAKKGLRLDYACSPTIPRILVGDPIRLKQILNNLLNNAVKFTLYGRVTLSVRELTSVDDKIELMFSVTDSGIGIAEEDQSRLFRTFSQVDGSITRKYGGTGLGLVISKQLVQKMGGTIGFKSKKGSGSSFYFTLKFTSSGESSKQAHLETGVTPVAKPLKILIVEDDKVNLKVLSLMLKGKGHFVDTASNGSEALLLHGRTQYDAIFMDIQMPIMDGIEATKHIRQREGVSRHTPIIALTAYALKGDKEKFLSCGMDEYIPKPINMETLFTILEQVVEKEIMHNIPSPEFMGDEIRINESGKVLNLKPEPFRCIDRPAIEEEIFRKVEQLMSALTTRDISVIEEIAHRIKVNCNLLEADEAKTYAFKIELAARRGTIDEVIKYSLLLKNHVEVYKKSGL, from the coding sequence ATGGAAATTAGCTGCCGGGAAGATAAAGCCGATAATTTTCAAATTATATTTAACTCCAGCCCCATCGGAATGTTTGTGCTCAATGACCGTTCATTAATCGAAATGATTAACAATTCCGGGTTAAGGTTTTTTGATAAACAAAGAGAGGATGTTCTGGGAAAGCGTTTTGGCAACAGTTTTTTATGCAAATGCAGCTTAGAAGATGACCGGGGAGGCGGTTTCGGCTTACAGTGTCAATACTGTGAACTCAATATTGCAGTTAAGCAGGCGATTGATTTGGAAAAGCCTACTTCAGACATGGAATTTTGCAAGATCTTCATTCAGGACGAAAACGAACTCGAACTCTGGTTTCGCGCCAGCATAAACCCTATTATGATCGGCGGCAAACGCCGTGTAGTCGTAGAGCTTGTGGATATTACTGATTCCAAGAATAAAGAGATTGCCATGATCAAGTCCAAAGATTATTATCAGAAACTCCTGGATGACCTGCCTGCTCTAATCTGGAAAACTGACAAGGAAGGCAGGAATGACTATTTTAACAAAACCTGGTTAAAATTTACCGGTCTCGACTTAAGATATGCTTTAAAACACAGCTGGCTGGAAAGCCTCCATCCTGAGGATGTGGAACGGTGTTCGAAGCTGTTTAAAGACGCGATTCTTAGCAGAAGGCCTTTTGAAATAGAGCACCGCCGCAGATATAAACAGCCGGGCCAGTATCGATGGTGTATCACTTCCGGAAAACCGTATTTTGGTTTACAGGGGGAATTTGCCGGTTTCATAGGGATTGTTTACGATATTACAGACAGACAGCTGGCGCTGGAATCATCAAGAAAGTATCATGTTCTTTTGGAAAGTGCCCGGGAGATAATCTTATTCCTTGATACTGAGGGACAAATAATTGAGGCCAATAATGCGGCGGTTAAGGCCTATGGCTATAAGCGGGAGGAGTTATTATCCTTAAAGGTTTTTGATCTGCGTGAAAATAATGAAGTTACAGCTCAGCAGCTGCAAGAAGCCAATAACAAGGGCATTTACTTTGAAACCATCCATAGACGTAAAAACGACAGCACCTTTCCCGTTAATGTCAGTTCACAAGGAACCATGCTGGGGAACAAGAGAGTTATAGTCAGTATCATCAGGGATATTACGGAACGTAAACAGGCGGAAATGGCACTAAGAGCAAGCGAAGAGAAACATAGGATTTTGTCGGCGAGATACCATGCACTTTTCATGAAAGCAGATGCAGCTAATAGAGCAAAAAGTGAGTTTCTTGCCAATATGAGTCATGAGATTCGCACTCCGATTAACGGGATGATTGGAATGATCGATCTCACGCTGCTGACCAGTCTCAATCAGGAGCAGAAAGAAAACCTTGATATTGCCAAGACCTGTGCGGACTCGCTCTTGAAGATCATTAACGATATTTTGGACTTCTCGAAAATGGAAGCAGGGAAATTAACCATCGAGAACATTGGTTTTGATATCAAGGATCTGCTTGAGGAGACCATCAAAATGCATACGCTGTTGGCCGCTAAAAAGGGTTTAAGACTTGATTATGCCTGTTCTCCGACTATACCCCGGATTTTAGTCGGAGATCCAATCAGGTTAAAGCAAATCCTGAATAATCTCTTGAATAATGCCGTCAAATTCACCCTATATGGGCGGGTAACACTTTCAGTCAGGGAATTAACCTCAGTGGATGACAAGATTGAATTAATGTTCTCTGTTACGGATTCAGGGATTGGGATAGCGGAGGAAGATCAATCCAGGCTTTTTAGAACATTCAGCCAGGTTGATGGTTCAATTACCAGGAAATATGGCGGAACGGGTTTAGGTCTTGTCATTTCGAAGCAGCTTGTGCAAAAGATGGGCGGGACGATCGGGTTTAAAAGTAAAAAAGGAAGCGGAAGTTCCTTTTACTTTACTCTAAAGTTCACATCCAGCGGGGAATCATCTAAACAAGCTCACTTAGAAACCGGAGTGACTCCTGTGGCGAAACCCTTGAAAATCCTGATTGTTGAGGATGATAAAGTTAATCTTAAGGTCCTCAGCCTGATGCTCAAGGGAAAAGGTCATTTTGTCGATACGGCCTCTAATGGCTCTGAAGCACTATTGCTTCATGGGAGAACTCAGTATGATGCTATTTTTATGGATATTCAAATGCCTATCATGGATGGCATTGAAGCCACAAAGCATATAAGGCAGAGGGAGGGGGTAAGCAGGCATACTCCTATTATTGCCTTAACAGCCTATGCACTTAAGGGGGACAAAGAAAAATTTTTGTCCTGCGGCATGGATGAATATATTCCTAAACCTATAAATATGGAAACCTTATTTACGATCCTGGAGCAGGTGGTCGAAAAAGAGATTATGCATAATATTCCGTCACCTGAATTTATGGGGGATGAGATCAGAATTAATGAATCCGGCAAAGTTTTAAATCTGAAACCGGAACCATTCAGGTGTATTGACCGGCCAGCCATTGAGGAAGAGATTTTTCGGAAGGTTGAGCAGCTTATGTCGGCGTTAACCACCAGGGACATTTCTGTGATTGAAGAGATTGCTCATAGAATCAAAGTGAATTGTAATCTTTTAGAAGCAGATGAGGCCAAGACCTATGCTTTTAAGATTGAACTTGCGGCAAGACGCGGCACAATTGATGAAGTAATCAAATATTCTTTGCTTTTAAAAAATCATGTTGAAGTTTATAAAAAATCCGGACTATAG
- a CDS encoding GGDEF/HDGYP domain-containing response regulator, which produces MTSNIMIIDDSPQDRKFIKLILEKRLNDVCVFEAENGLNINQKLVSNRIHMCILDIMMPVKDGFQVLMDMKLDPNVMDIPVIVCSGIEDKKAIERALTLGAFDYFSKPLSIEVMKTSLPLKVRNAIELMKRNAEIFYLSYHDCLTEVYNRRFCEEEMKRLDTKRNLPFSIIVGDLNGLKLVNDTFGHGQGDNLLKKAAGAIQSACRSEDIVARWGGDEFIILLPRTKHEEAEEIVKRIKTIYAREHVNGIHVSISFGWATKYKCEEEITKVFKDAEDDMYKNKTFENESVRSNRINTIIDTLHEKNPREEMHSKRVSELCQEIGKEIGLTDIEIRKLKVGGLLHDIGKIAIEESILNKIEKLTEQEWLEIKRHPEIGYRILSSSHETLELAEYILSHHERWNGTGYPKGLKGEAIPKIARIIAIADSYDAMTNERPYRKSLEEEAVIDEIVRNAGIQFDPEISRIFVERVLGRKEVFC; this is translated from the coding sequence ATGACCAGTAATATAATGATTATTGATGACTCTCCACAAGATAGAAAATTCATTAAGTTGATTTTAGAAAAGAGACTTAATGATGTTTGTGTGTTTGAAGCAGAAAATGGGCTTAATATTAACCAAAAGTTAGTGTCTAATAGAATACATATGTGCATTTTAGATATTATGATGCCTGTCAAAGACGGGTTTCAGGTATTAATGGATATGAAGCTGGATCCCAATGTAATGGATATACCTGTTATTGTTTGCTCGGGGATCGAAGATAAAAAAGCGATAGAGAGAGCTTTGACCCTTGGAGCATTTGACTATTTTTCAAAGCCTTTGAGTATAGAAGTAATGAAAACATCGCTGCCCTTGAAGGTTAGAAATGCTATAGAATTAATGAAAAGGAATGCTGAAATCTTTTATTTAAGTTATCATGACTGCCTGACGGAGGTTTATAATCGTAGATTTTGCGAGGAAGAAATGAAACGCTTAGATACTAAAAGGAATCTTCCCTTTTCAATCATTGTAGGGGACCTCAATGGATTGAAGTTAGTCAATGATACCTTTGGCCACGGTCAGGGTGATAACCTTCTGAAGAAAGCGGCCGGAGCTATTCAAAGTGCCTGTCGCAGCGAGGATATTGTTGCCCGCTGGGGCGGTGATGAATTTATTATACTTTTGCCGAGAACGAAGCATGAAGAGGCTGAGGAAATCGTCAAACGTATTAAAACTATTTATGCCAGGGAACATGTAAATGGTATTCATGTAAGTATCTCCTTTGGATGGGCTACTAAGTATAAGTGCGAAGAAGAGATAACCAAAGTGTTCAAAGATGCGGAAGATGATATGTATAAAAATAAGACCTTTGAAAATGAAAGTGTAAGGAGCAATAGGATTAATACAATCATTGACACACTTCACGAAAAAAATCCAAGGGAAGAAATGCATTCAAAACGGGTTAGTGAACTATGCCAGGAAATTGGCAAAGAAATAGGGCTGACCGATATTGAAATCAGAAAACTTAAAGTTGGCGGCCTTCTTCATGATATAGGAAAAATCGCGATAGAAGAATCTATCCTTAATAAGATAGAAAAGCTTACAGAGCAGGAATGGCTTGAAATTAAGCGGCATCCCGAAATAGGATACAGAATTTTAAGCTCCTCTCATGAAACCCTTGAATTAGCGGAATATATTCTGTCGCACCATGAACGATGGAATGGGACAGGATACCCTAAAGGTTTAAAGGGTGAAGCCATTCCCAAAATTGCCAGGATTATTGCGATTGCCGATAGTTACGATGCCATGACCAATGAACGCCCCTATCGCAAATCCTTAGAGGAAGAAGCCGTCATTGACGAAATTGTTCGGAACGCAGGGATACAGTTCGATCCTGAAATTTCAAGGATATTTGTTGAAAGAGTATTGGGCAGAAAAGAAGTTTTCTGTTGA